A single Lysinibacter sp. HNR DNA region contains:
- a CDS encoding nitroreductase family protein, with translation MSKIYDAFRNRRSLSKVTAETPSTEDLLHIIEAAGRIPDHSSLHPWRVIEIRGSGRAQVGQALAQAEAKPDSTNKYVQKAQRAELLLAVVFSPRASKKVPEWEQEAVAAGIAHSLVILLEDAGWGVIWRTGHNVRTQPVHQAHRLAPEEKLMGWLYVGGRTDAHPEPRKSINPREFLSEL, from the coding sequence ATGAGTAAGATTTATGACGCGTTTCGCAATCGGCGCTCACTCTCCAAGGTCACCGCAGAGACTCCCAGCACTGAAGACCTCCTACACATTATTGAGGCGGCAGGAAGAATTCCAGACCACAGCTCCCTGCATCCGTGGCGTGTAATCGAGATTCGCGGCAGCGGTCGCGCCCAAGTGGGACAGGCCCTCGCTCAAGCGGAGGCAAAACCGGACAGCACCAATAAATACGTTCAAAAGGCACAGCGTGCGGAGCTCCTACTCGCGGTGGTTTTCTCTCCCAGGGCCAGCAAAAAGGTTCCCGAGTGGGAGCAAGAAGCGGTGGCAGCAGGCATTGCCCACTCCCTCGTGATTCTTCTTGAGGATGCGGGATGGGGCGTGATCTGGAGAACCGGACACAACGTCCGAACCCAGCCCGTTCATCAAGCACACAGACTGGCACCCGAAGAAAAACTGATGGGTTGGCTTTATGTGGGAGGCCGCACAGACGCACACCCCGAACCGCGAAAATCGATTAATCCCCGCGAGTTCCTTAGCGAGCTCTAG
- the msrB gene encoding peptide-methionine (R)-S-oxide reductase MsrB, producing the protein MTYSVSRSDDEWRANLTADQYRILREAGTERAWTGALLNEERAGLYACAACGNELFKSGTKFDSGCGWPSFYESIKPEAVELLVDDSLGMTRTEVRCARCGSHLGHVFDDGYGTPTGDRYCMNSLALSFSPDE; encoded by the coding sequence ATGACCTATTCAGTCAGCCGCAGCGATGACGAGTGGCGCGCAAACCTCACTGCCGATCAATACAGAATACTGCGCGAAGCGGGAACCGAGCGCGCCTGGACCGGTGCCCTGTTAAACGAAGAGCGCGCGGGCCTCTACGCCTGCGCAGCGTGTGGCAATGAGCTCTTCAAGTCGGGCACAAAATTCGATTCCGGATGCGGCTGGCCCAGCTTCTACGAATCGATCAAACCCGAAGCCGTCGAATTATTGGTAGACGATAGCCTCGGTATGACCCGCACTGAGGTACGTTGCGCCCGCTGCGGCTCACACCTCGGTCACGTCTTCGACGACGGTTATGGCACCCCCACGGGTGATAGATATTGCATGAACTCTCTCGCACTCAGTTTTTCTCCTGATGAGTAA
- a CDS encoding HtaA domain-containing protein, producing the protein MRASVKRRPFRILAQAVTGTLIAGMAIAGVSTTATAAPGDVTGASLTWGVMDSFNSYIANSGGTISVSNGASESPARFGWGTGIGSLGAETGAANVVFGGSVSWSNPGHGISVTLSNPRIVLDGSGTGTLSANYAASDGSTGTGVVAKLSGASPAVAGGVAAYAAVSATAGPVIASAFSYPEGTALSQLSFSLPFEQAPVVVDTTVPEQPVPSVNSEPGSESPVPPAELPLDPEPIGPLVESFVPDVQVFAADGVTPLGNVPVNIGDQIVVRGTGFDPASNVGGRGVPVPADLPQGHYVVFGSFLEGWQPSQDAPPSARKVGAQKWALTQGTLNQIPERFKPTVEAQWVELALDGSFTAELTLGSLDALEGGRYGVYTYAGGGQKNADQEKYVAVNFSNAEPESFVPDVQVFAADGVTPLGNVPVNIGDQIVVKGTGFDPASNVGGRGVPVPADLPQGHYVVFGSFLEGWQPSQDAPPSARKVGAQKWALTQGTLNQIPERFKPTVEAQWVELALDGSFTAELTLGSLDALEGGRYGVYTYAGGGQKNADQEKYVAVNFSNTDAPPVTDPEVPPVVDPEEPPVTPEQPRVDGGLNWGFKESFRNYNTQFGGSAVASNGATANAGGTFNFVLGDGSTYDTVTGLGDIKYRGTVVFDNTNHGFSLALKDPTVSISAQGTVLTAEVSTSDTAGAASVQRITVASLSVPPGQPRGGVADRRWSNIPGTFSNVLSPDGWVEYRGQATDPLSFSYGTAVGSPPSISVLGDGVIRPGSRITFFAAGLVPGITYTATVHSEPLVIGKEVANAEGAVSFGWTVPMDFPAGEHRLAITDEAGVEVASQRFTITGNIYTESESGRVQPTATTGQQCLATSVAGGTLSWGVKDSFYSYINGPIAKGNMARNGTGGDGGTVTWSNGTGTVNTQDSVGRVSFTGGVTYTGHNGLLKVTLSNPKIMLTGPNTAVLLADMTSNNTSGVQVMSESEVRVATLNLAGGTRSTTNGTLGWSGVPATLTNAGVKAFGDFYPAGTVMDPVSFSLPLGASVPCDVYSNPDSYRAGGVLAHTGSDAGGLGILVATLMLGLGLLVVARRRQARESAR; encoded by the coding sequence ATGCGCGCAAGCGTAAAAAGACGCCCCTTTCGAATACTTGCTCAAGCAGTAACGGGGACCCTGATCGCGGGAATGGCCATTGCTGGTGTTTCTACCACGGCCACTGCGGCACCTGGTGACGTGACGGGGGCCTCCCTTACCTGGGGAGTTATGGATTCTTTTAACTCCTATATTGCAAATAGTGGTGGCACCATCAGCGTCTCAAACGGCGCGAGCGAATCCCCCGCACGGTTTGGCTGGGGAACCGGAATCGGGTCCTTGGGCGCCGAAACGGGAGCAGCAAACGTCGTCTTTGGCGGTTCGGTGAGTTGGAGCAACCCGGGCCACGGCATTAGCGTTACTCTGAGTAACCCGAGGATTGTGCTCGATGGTTCGGGTACCGGAACCCTCAGTGCAAACTACGCTGCCTCGGACGGTTCCACCGGCACCGGAGTGGTTGCCAAGCTGAGCGGAGCCTCTCCCGCAGTGGCGGGCGGCGTTGCCGCCTACGCTGCCGTGTCTGCAACGGCGGGCCCCGTCATCGCGAGTGCGTTTAGCTACCCCGAGGGTACCGCGCTTAGTCAATTGTCGTTTTCGCTGCCTTTTGAGCAAGCGCCGGTGGTCGTCGATACGACGGTTCCTGAGCAACCGGTACCCTCTGTTAATTCCGAGCCCGGGTCCGAGTCCCCCGTGCCTCCGGCTGAGCTCCCTCTTGACCCCGAGCCCATCGGGCCTCTAGTCGAGTCGTTTGTTCCTGATGTGCAGGTATTTGCCGCTGACGGTGTGACGCCTCTGGGTAACGTGCCGGTGAATATTGGTGATCAGATTGTGGTGAGGGGAACGGGTTTTGATCCGGCGTCGAACGTTGGTGGTCGAGGCGTTCCCGTTCCGGCAGATCTGCCGCAGGGTCACTATGTTGTGTTTGGTAGTTTCTTGGAGGGGTGGCAGCCCTCGCAGGATGCTCCACCTTCTGCGCGTAAGGTCGGTGCTCAGAAGTGGGCGTTGACGCAGGGCACGTTGAATCAGATTCCCGAGAGGTTTAAGCCGACGGTTGAGGCCCAGTGGGTTGAGCTAGCGTTGGATGGAAGCTTCACAGCTGAGCTTACTCTGGGTTCGTTGGATGCTCTTGAGGGCGGTCGCTACGGTGTGTATACGTATGCTGGCGGTGGTCAGAAGAACGCGGATCAGGAGAAGTATGTTGCGGTAAACTTCAGCAATGCTGAGCCCGAGTCGTTTGTTCCTGATGTGCAGGTATTTGCCGCTGACGGTGTGACGCCTCTGGGTAACGTGCCGGTGAATATTGGTGATCAGATTGTGGTGAAGGGAACGGGTTTTGATCCGGCGTCGAACGTTGGTGGTCGAGGCGTTCCCGTTCCGGCAGATCTGCCGCAGGGTCACTATGTTGTGTTTGGTAGTTTCTTGGAGGGGTGGCAGCCCTCGCAGGATGCTCCACCTTCTGCGCGTAAGGTCGGTGCTCAGAAGTGGGCGTTGACGCAGGGCACGTTGAATCAGATTCCCGAGAGGTTTAAGCCGACGGTTGAGGCCCAGTGGGTTGAGCTAGCGTTGGATGGAAGCTTCACAGCTGAGCTTACTCTGGGTTCGTTGGATGCTCTTGAGGGCGGTCGCTACGGTGTGTATACGTATGCTGGCGGTGGTCAGAAGAACGCGGATCAGGAGAAGTATGTTGCGGTAAACTTCAGCAACACCGACGCCCCTCCGGTGACTGACCCGGAGGTGCCTCCAGTAGTTGACCCCGAAGAGCCCCCGGTGACACCGGAACAGCCCAGAGTTGATGGGGGTTTGAACTGGGGATTTAAGGAGTCGTTCCGCAACTACAACACTCAATTTGGCGGAAGCGCTGTGGCAAGTAACGGTGCAACAGCGAATGCGGGGGGAACGTTCAACTTTGTTTTGGGAGACGGAAGTACCTATGACACGGTAACCGGCCTTGGCGACATCAAGTATCGAGGAACTGTTGTTTTTGACAATACCAATCACGGTTTCTCCCTAGCTCTTAAAGACCCCACCGTATCGATCTCCGCGCAGGGCACCGTACTCACCGCCGAGGTATCAACCTCAGATACCGCCGGAGCCGCATCAGTACAGAGGATCACCGTGGCAAGCCTGAGCGTTCCCCCGGGACAGCCGAGGGGTGGTGTTGCTGATCGACGCTGGAGCAACATCCCCGGAACATTTAGTAACGTACTGTCTCCCGACGGGTGGGTAGAGTATCGGGGGCAGGCGACCGACCCTCTCTCCTTTAGCTACGGTACAGCTGTTGGCTCGCCCCCGAGCATAAGCGTTCTGGGAGACGGTGTTATTCGACCGGGATCGCGCATAACCTTTTTTGCTGCCGGACTTGTTCCGGGGATCACCTACACGGCAACGGTGCACTCGGAGCCCCTGGTGATTGGAAAAGAGGTGGCGAATGCGGAGGGAGCCGTTTCCTTCGGCTGGACCGTTCCGATGGATTTTCCCGCGGGAGAGCACAGGCTTGCGATAACAGATGAAGCGGGCGTTGAAGTTGCCTCCCAACGATTCACCATTACGGGCAACATCTATACGGAGTCCGAATCGGGCAGGGTACAACCGACGGCGACCACAGGGCAACAGTGTCTGGCCACATCTGTGGCGGGCGGTACCCTTTCCTGGGGTGTGAAGGACAGCTTCTATAGCTATATCAATGGCCCAATTGCGAAGGGCAACATGGCGCGAAACGGTACGGGAGGGGACGGCGGGACCGTTACCTGGTCGAATGGAACAGGAACGGTAAACACCCAAGACTCCGTAGGTCGGGTCAGCTTTACGGGGGGAGTAACATACACCGGGCATAATGGACTACTCAAGGTAACCCTTAGCAACCCCAAGATTATGCTTACGGGACCAAACACCGCTGTTCTCCTAGCGGATATGACCTCAAATAACACTTCGGGTGTGCAGGTTATGTCTGAGAGTGAGGTGCGGGTGGCGACGCTCAACCTCGCGGGTGGTACACGAAGCACCACGAACGGTACGCTTGGTTGGTCGGGTGTTCCGGCAACGCTGACCAACGCCGGGGTTAAAGCTTTTGGTGATTTCTATCCCGCAGGAACGGTGATGGATCCTGTGTCCTTTAGCCTGCCCCTGGGCGCTTCGGTTCCCTGTGATGTCTATAGTAACCCCGACTCCTACAGGGCGGGTGGTGTACTCGCTCACACGGGAAGCGATGCGGGTGGTCTGGGGATTCTTGTTGCAACGCTTATGCTGGGCCTGGGGCTGCTTGTTGTTGCCCGTCGCCGTCAGGCACGTGAATCGGCACGCTAA
- a CDS encoding DMT family transporter encodes MTTKSRQVPLWIALCAVMLCGALVAVQTRITGQLGVALSDGFVAAAYSFGSGLLVISVLLGLSGSARAGVRLLWQALRAREFSVWSLFGGVAGAFLVLSQGVSAGILGVALFTVGVVAGQTAFAVVLDSWGVGPGGKISPTPGRVIGVLLCLCAVGVTVSGEWGDGGSLLWFIMPLVAGFGTAWQLAVNGRVRALAHSAIAATFVNFLVGTSILVIATAVRTFFTEFPVRFPAEPWLYLSGVIGCVFIGGLAILVKRTGVLLLGLASVSGQLICSLFLDFAFPLGNNAPTATTILGVVIALVAVVVSSASSRPRAR; translated from the coding sequence ATGACCACAAAATCCCGCCAAGTTCCTCTGTGGATTGCCCTCTGTGCCGTCATGCTCTGCGGGGCCCTGGTGGCCGTCCAGACCCGGATAACGGGTCAGCTAGGTGTGGCTCTTAGCGATGGTTTTGTAGCGGCTGCCTACTCCTTTGGTTCGGGACTTTTGGTTATCTCGGTGCTTCTGGGATTGAGCGGATCGGCGCGTGCCGGTGTGCGATTGCTCTGGCAGGCGTTGCGCGCGCGGGAATTTTCTGTGTGGTCACTCTTTGGTGGTGTTGCGGGGGCTTTTTTGGTTCTTTCCCAGGGGGTGAGCGCGGGAATCCTTGGGGTTGCCCTCTTTACGGTTGGCGTTGTTGCCGGCCAGACAGCGTTTGCCGTTGTGCTTGATTCCTGGGGTGTGGGGCCCGGGGGAAAAATTTCTCCAACCCCCGGAAGGGTGATAGGGGTGTTGCTGTGCCTCTGTGCGGTGGGAGTGACGGTTAGCGGAGAGTGGGGTGATGGAGGGTCTTTGCTGTGGTTTATTATGCCGCTGGTTGCGGGATTTGGAACGGCCTGGCAATTGGCGGTTAACGGGCGCGTTCGTGCCCTCGCCCACAGCGCCATTGCCGCTACCTTTGTGAATTTCTTGGTGGGAACGAGCATTCTTGTGATTGCCACGGCAGTGCGCACGTTTTTTACCGAGTTTCCCGTGCGTTTTCCGGCCGAACCGTGGCTCTATCTGAGCGGGGTTATCGGCTGCGTGTTTATTGGTGGCCTGGCGATTCTTGTGAAGAGAACGGGGGTTCTTTTGCTGGGCCTTGCGAGTGTAAGCGGTCAGCTTATCTGTTCGCTTTTTCTCGACTTTGCTTTTCCTCTGGGAAATAATGCGCCGACCGCAACCACAATTCTGGGTGTTGTGATTGCCCTGGTGGCGGTGGTTGTTTCCAGCGCGTCTTCACGCCCTAGAGCTCGCTAA